Below is a genomic region from Caulobacter rhizosphaerae.
CGCCGCGAGACCCGGCCTTAGCCCGTTGCCGGGCGGCGGGTGAGGCGGCCCTGGAGGATCCGGGGTGCCGGCGGGCCTGGGACGGCGCTCGCGCCCGGTTCTTCGGCACGTCGCCGGAGGCCGGGTCATGAACGACACCGGCGTCATCGACCGCTTTTTCCAGGTCTTCAGCCGCTACATCGATTCAGGCTTTGGCCTGCTCGGCGGCGAGGTCGCCTTCCTGTCGACCACCCTGGTGGCCATCGACGTCACCCTGGCGGCGCTGTTCTGGGCCTGGGCCCCGGGCGAGGACGTCCTGGCCCGGCTGATCAAGAAGACCCTCTATGTTGGGTTCTTCGCCTTCATCATCGGCAACTTCCACGCCCTGGCCTCCATCATCCTGGCCAGCTTCTCGGGGCTGGGGCTGAAAGCGGCCGGCGGCGGCCTGTCGGCCGAGGACTTCCTGCGGCCGGGCCGGGTGGCGGCGGCCGGCATATCGGCGGCCAAGCCGATGCTGGAGGCCGCCGCCGAGTTGGGCGGCTTTCCGGCCTTCTTTGAGAACATCGTCCAGGTCGTCGTGCTGCTGATCGGCTGGCTGCTGGTCGTGGTCGCCTTCTTTA
It encodes:
- the trbK-alt gene encoding putative entry exclusion protein TrbK-alt; its protein translation is MTRSLIWGTALIIIFGAAILAGRAAPIPTAVAAASPPRDPALARCRAAGEAALEDPGCRRAWDGARARFFGTSPEAGS